A genomic stretch from Candidatus Brocadiaceae bacterium includes:
- the moeB gene encoding molybdopterin-synthase adenylyltransferase MoeB → MSLPFTEEQIDRYSRHIILPEIGGKGQLKLLNSKVFLVGAGGLGSPAAFYLAAAGIGKIGVADSDIVDYSNLQRQLLHSTKDVGKSKAISAKETLEALNPDIEVIPYTERLTSENIMDVIKDYDIVLDGADNFPTRYLVNDACVFLKKPLSHGSIFRFEGQVTTIVPFDGPCYRCLYEMPPPPGLVPSCQEAGVLGVLPGVVGSIQATEAVKYILGKGQLLKGKLLIYDSLNMDFKKVKIHKNPSCPVCSDNPTITELIDYEEFCQSNR, encoded by the coding sequence ATGTCGTTACCATTTACCGAAGAACAAATAGACAGATATTCACGACACATTATCCTTCCGGAGATCGGCGGGAAGGGCCAACTCAAGCTTTTGAATTCCAAGGTTTTTCTGGTGGGAGCGGGGGGCTTGGGTTCTCCGGCGGCATTTTACCTTGCCGCAGCCGGAATTGGGAAAATTGGCGTCGCTGATAGCGATATTGTTGATTATTCAAATCTACAGCGACAACTACTCCATTCGACAAAAGATGTGGGCAAATCCAAGGCAATTTCTGCCAAGGAAACATTGGAAGCGCTGAACCCCGACATTGAAGTAATCCCATACACAGAGCGTCTAACATCTGAAAATATTATGGATGTCATTAAGGATTATGATATCGTTCTGGATGGCGCAGACAATTTTCCAACAAGATATCTTGTGAACGATGCCTGCGTGTTTCTTAAAAAACCATTGTCACATGGTTCTATATTTCGTTTTGAAGGGCAAGTGACCACTATTGTGCCTTTTGACGGACCCTGTTATCGTTGTCTTTACGAAATGCCGCCTCCGCCAGGCTTGGTTCCGTCCTGTCAGGAAGCAGGGGTTTTAGGTGTTTTACCCGGAGTCGTCGGTTCCATTCAGGCAACTGAAGCAGTAAAATATATTCTGGGAAAAGGGCAACTCTTGAAAGGGAAACTGCTTATTTATGATTCCCTCAATATGGATTTTAAAAAAGTAAAAATACACAAAAATCCATCATGTCCTGTATGCAGCGATAACCCAACAATCACGGAACTCATTGATTATGAAGAATTCTGTCAAAGTAACAGATAA
- a CDS encoding F0F1 ATP synthase subunit gamma yields MQTLESLRKKIQSAEDLYTIVRTMKTLAAINIHHYEKAVESVTDYYRTVEMGLQVILRKGPIEMFSSPSDLGEKRTGVIIFGSDHGLCGGFNNQIVSYALEDMHEHSSAPDRHVILCVGSRISALLEEKGHSTGNIFSLPDSLAGLTDIGYEIVMAINDWQVEEKISKVILYYHKLISNISSQPRKTRLLPLNPEWFRSISSKKWPSHVIPGFTMDRNKLFSSLIRQYVFVSLYRAIAESMASENASRFLSMQAAEKNIKDQREEIDALYRHQYQSMITSELLDIVAGFEALQVSTDMIKKQSKKDEETS; encoded by the coding sequence GTGCAAACACTGGAATCTCTGAGAAAAAAAATCCAAAGCGCAGAAGATTTGTATACCATTGTGCGGACGATGAAGACACTTGCAGCAATAAATATCCACCATTATGAAAAGGCCGTTGAGTCGGTTACTGATTATTATCGAACCGTTGAAATGGGTCTCCAGGTGATACTTCGAAAAGGCCCGATAGAAATGTTCTCTTCACCCTCTGATTTAGGGGAGAAAAGGACAGGGGTGATTATATTTGGTTCGGATCATGGTCTTTGTGGTGGTTTCAATAATCAAATCGTTTCCTATGCTCTCGAAGATATGCATGAACACAGTAGCGCCCCTGACCGGCACGTTATACTCTGTGTAGGTTCCCGTATCAGCGCTCTGCTGGAAGAGAAGGGGCATTCAACAGGAAACATCTTTTCCTTGCCTGACTCCCTTGCCGGTTTAACGGATATTGGCTATGAAATTGTCATGGCAATAAATGACTGGCAGGTAGAGGAGAAAATTTCAAAGGTTATTTTATATTATCATAAATTGATTTCGAATATTTCCTCTCAACCCAGGAAGACCCGTCTTTTGCCGCTTAATCCGGAGTGGTTTCGATCTATATCCTCCAAGAAATGGCCTTCTCATGTTATTCCCGGCTTTACCATGGATCGGAATAAGCTTTTTTCTTCATTGATTCGCCAGTATGTTTTTGTTTCATTATATAGGGCAATTGCAGAGTCGATGGCAAGTGAAAATGCGAGCCGTTTTTTATCAATGCAAGCCGCAGAGAAAAATATAAAAGATCAAAGAGAAGAAATTGATGCGCTGTATCGTCATCAGTATCAAAGTATGATTACTTCCGAGCTCCTGGATATTGTGGCAGGTTTCGAGGCGTTGCAGGTTTCAACGGATATGATAAAAAAACAGAGTAAGAAAGACGAAGAAACATCATAA
- a CDS encoding alternate F1F0 ATPase, F1 subunit alpha — protein MINNELETFLDETFKALDAVLKKRKYTTRIHETGKVLFIGRGIAQVEGLLDIKSEEMVRFASGTSGMAFNLDPEVMGVILFDEGVEVKSGSEVRRTGNVMDVPVGTELLGRVVDAVGTPMDNLGALRTTQRQIIERDAPSIMDRLPVNVPLQTGIKVIDALIPIGRGQRELILGDRQTGKTAVALDTIINQKDKGVICIYCAIGQRSSSVAKLIADLQKNDVLKNTVVVVAAGESTAGMKFIAPYAATTMAEYFMYRGEDVLVVYDDLTNHARAYRELSLLLRRPPGREAFPGDIFYIHARLLERATNLKKEHGGGSLTALPILETEAQNVSAYIPTNLISITDGQIYLSPELAQKGILPAVNVGKSVSRVGGKTQFPSYRAVAGNLRLSYSQFEELEKFARFGTRVDKSTQKILERGKRVREVLKQAQYQPMSVSQQIAILLAVAEGLLDEIPLECISQAEINIGKAVSENAFDVCRKIEQGKSLSDEDRSKVLTAAKSAIGKEGENR, from the coding sequence ATGATAAATAACGAATTAGAAACATTTTTAGACGAAACCTTTAAGGCGCTCGATGCTGTTCTGAAAAAACGAAAATATACGACACGGATTCATGAGACCGGAAAGGTCTTATTTATCGGGAGAGGTATCGCGCAGGTGGAGGGACTGTTGGACATAAAGTCAGAGGAAATGGTGCGTTTTGCCAGCGGTACATCGGGTATGGCGTTTAATCTCGACCCGGAAGTAATGGGGGTCATTCTTTTTGACGAAGGTGTTGAAGTAAAGTCGGGAAGCGAAGTAAGACGCACCGGAAACGTAATGGATGTGCCTGTTGGAACGGAGTTACTCGGACGTGTTGTTGATGCAGTCGGGACTCCAATGGATAACCTTGGCGCACTACGTACGACACAGCGCCAAATTATTGAACGAGATGCCCCCTCAATCATGGACCGTTTGCCGGTAAATGTGCCACTACAAACAGGGATCAAGGTCATTGATGCCTTAATTCCTATTGGCAGAGGACAAAGAGAATTGATACTTGGTGACAGGCAGACGGGAAAGACCGCTGTTGCTTTGGATACGATTATCAATCAAAAAGATAAAGGAGTAATTTGTATTTATTGTGCAATAGGACAACGGAGTTCTTCGGTGGCAAAATTGATTGCGGATCTTCAAAAGAATGATGTGTTGAAGAATACTGTTGTCGTTGTCGCAGCAGGAGAATCTACGGCAGGTATGAAGTTTATTGCCCCCTATGCGGCGACTACCATGGCGGAATATTTTATGTACCGGGGAGAAGATGTCCTTGTTGTCTACGATGATTTGACGAACCATGCACGTGCATATCGTGAACTGTCGCTCCTTTTGCGCAGACCGCCCGGAAGGGAGGCCTTTCCGGGTGACATTTTCTATATACACGCGCGTCTTCTTGAACGTGCTACCAATCTGAAAAAAGAACATGGAGGAGGTTCACTCACTGCATTGCCAATTTTGGAAACAGAGGCACAGAATGTTTCCGCATACATCCCAACAAATTTAATCTCTATAACTGACGGGCAGATTTATTTATCTCCGGAACTTGCGCAAAAAGGAATTTTACCGGCAGTAAATGTAGGGAAATCGGTATCGAGAGTCGGTGGAAAAACACAGTTTCCTTCCTATCGCGCCGTAGCTGGCAATTTACGTCTATCTTATTCGCAATTTGAAGAGTTAGAAAAGTTTGCTCGTTTCGGTACGAGGGTGGATAAATCGACACAAAAAATCCTTGAAAGAGGCAAACGGGTCCGAGAAGTTCTTAAACAAGCGCAATATCAACCCATGTCAGTTTCACAACAGATCGCTATTTTGTTAGCGGTAGCTGAAGGACTATTGGACGAAATTCCCTTGGAATGTATTTCTCAGGCGGAAATAAACATTGGTAAAGCGGTTTCTGAGAACGCATTTGATGTATGCAGAAAAATTGAACAAGGGAAATCGTTGAGCGATGAAGACCGGTCTAAAGTATTAACTGCCGCAAAGAGTGCAATTGGCAAAGAAGGGGAAAACAGGTAG